The stretch of DNA TTTTGTGTTGAAAGGGCTGACTTCACAAGTCAGTTGCAGCTGCATTTTGGAGTGGTCCAGTTGGAATTCTTTACCGCTCCGCTTTACAAAGCTTGAAACCCCCGTTAATTCTCGCTAAACAATCGGACTGTAAAGTTTAGTTGTGGGATCGATCCCAGAATCATATAAAGAGAGGGGAGTCACATGATGATGCTGCTGAACGTCACAGGGCAGCTTGCCCCTTCTGATTCTAAACACCATATCACATATGAATTTCGGTTGGACAAGCCTGCCACAGCCATCCGGCTCCGGTTCGCCTACTGGCCCAAGCTGCTGAAAGACGAGGGGCAGGCCATGGATTTAATTATGAAATCCATTGATACCTATATTGCCCCGGAGCATCAGAGCCCGGTCCGGGAAGGCTGGAGGAGATATTTGCCGCTCAAAAATCTCATTACCCTGTCGATGGACGACCCTAACGGTTATCGGGGCTCGTGCCATAGGCATGATGCGGAACAGAACCTGTTCCTGTCGGAACAGGAAGCGTCCGAAGGGCTGCTGGCCGGGAAATTGGATTTAGGCCAATGGAATGTAACGGTCAGCGCTCACGCTGTTATAACGGATCGGTGCTCGTATGAATTGTCGATATGGACAGAGGAGGCGGATACCGCATGCGATGGCTAGCTTCCGAACTACATACGCATACCTTTCACAGCGACGGCAGACAGTCACTGCGGGAACTGGCCGCAGGTGCGGCGAAGCTGGGCTTCGACTGCATCGCGCTTACCGATCATAATACGATGTCGGGGCTCGGGGACTGTGAGCAAGCCCAGCAAGAAACGGGTGTCGTCATTATTCCGGGCATGGAGTGGACGACCTTCCACGGGCATATGGTGACGGTCGGCCTGCAGAATTTTGTGGATTGGCGTAAGGCGGAACGATCTGACATTCACGATGGAATCTCCATGGTTCACGGGCAGGGCGGGCTTGCCGGAATGGCGCATCCCTTTCGTATCGGAAGTCCTGTCTGCACCGGCTGTTACTGGGAATATGAAATCAAGGACTGGAACGACCTCGATTACATCGAAGTATGGTCGGGAACGTTCGCATCGGTCAAGCCCGAGAATCGGCGGGCCTTCGCCTTGTGGACGGAACGGCTGAACGCCGGCATCCGCATCGCGGCTACATCCGGACGGGATTGGCATGAGCAGACGCACACGGACGAGCCTCTCTCAGTCACTTATCTGGGGCTGGACGACGGGCCGGGAACGATTTCGCAAAAAGCGGTTCGTGCGCTGGCGCAGGGGCGGGCCGCGGTAACGATCGGTCCGCTGGTGACGATGGAGGCAGAGGCCGGCGGCACATGGTATGGCATCGGCGAATCCGTCTCCATGCCAACTGGAGCAGACCTGATCAATCTCCATGTGAAGATCGACTTTTCCGTTAGACAGACGTTGTGGGAACTGCCGGCACAGGATTTTGCGTTAAAGATTACGGGTAATACGGGAACTCTCGCACAGTTCACTGCCAGTTCAGCCGATCAGATCCACAGATTCAGCATCCCGGCAGACGGACTCATATGGGCGAGGGCCGAATTATGGGGCATTGTAAAAGGCATGCGAACGATGATCGCTTTTACGAATGCCATCTATATAAGCTGAACTTGAGATTTTTTCATCAGATATCAGTCGTAACTACGAGGAATGTTTGGACTTCCCGCCGCTAGCTTAGTTAAGGAGGAATGAATAAGTGAATGCTGTTCCGCTGATTACCGCGCATACCGGTTGTATGAATACGCCCGATAACTCCCTGCTCTCAATCGAAACGGGCCTTGCGAACGGGGCGGATATTATTGAAGACGATATTCGGGTTACCCGTGACGGAACACCCGTGCTCAGCCATGATGATGCGGTCCGCCTGGCGAACGGGTCCATGGGCAGGTTATCGCAAATGACGATTTCGGAATTAAATGAAGGTCAGTCCATTCCAATCGTTAAGCTGGAGCAGGCTCTGCATCTGGTGCGGAATTCAGGCAAGACGATGAATCTTGACCTGAAGGCGGATGAATGCATTGAGCCGGTATCCGAATTGGCCAAGAAGCTCGGCATGATCGACCGCGTATTTCTGTCGGGCTGCGAGGCAGACAGGGCACGTAAAGCCAAGCATAGCAGCCCTAGATTGCGTAAGCTTCTCAATGTGAATTCCGGTCTGTTTCTTAACGGGAGCTACACGGAAGCCGTCCTGCAGACATTTCAAGATGCTGAAAGCGCCGGCTGTTTCGGAATTAATGTGCCTTACCGTTTAGTTGAACCGTATCTGCTGGAGAAAGCGGCTGAATCCGGGTTTCAAATCTACATCTGGACCGTTGACGAGGAAAAGGACATGAGATTATACGCAGGTATGGGCATACATTCTATAACTACAAGAAATGTTGCCGACCTCGTTCGGGTTAAAAAGGAATTGTTGACGGAAGGAAGTTGAGCGTGGGCTATAACATTAAAGAAATCGCCGCATTGGCAGGCGTCTCCAAATCGACAGTGTCCAGAGTGATCTCAGGCTCCGGCTACGCCAGTCAAGAAGCGCGTGAACGGGTGATGAAGGTTATTGAGACGCTCCAATACAAGCCAAGCGCGGTGGCGAGAGCGATGGTAGCGCAGCGGACGCATAATATCGGCGTTATCATTTTCCGGGAGCAGCAGCCAATCGTGTCCCATCCGCTGTACGGCAAAATTGTCGACGCCATCCTGATGGCGGCCGGGGCTAAAGGCTATTCCGTGTTTCTTACCACAGACCGTGAGATGTCGCTGCGTTCCACCGATTTTATGCTGGAAAAGCGGGTTGACGGATTAATTCTGATCAGCCGGCTCCGGCAAAATGTCATCGATTACGTAAAATCATTCCATATTCCGTATTTGATGGTCAACGGATCGACAGACGATCCGGAAGTCGTTCAGATCGTAAGCAAAGACGAAGAAGGAGGGGAGCGCGCCGCTTCTTACCTGCACCAGCTCGGGCATCGTAGAATCTTCATTATCGCAGGTCCGCAGGAGCATAGAAGCCATAATTTGCGCCTGAAGGGCTTTTGCAGCAGCATGGAAAGATTGGGCAACAACGGAGGACTGACTGTAGTTCCCTCGCCGGAATCCAGCGCAGATATGGGATACCGGGTCATGCTGGAGAATTGGGACTTATTTGCAAATGGAGCCTTCACATCGTTGTTTGCAACGAATGACATGCTCGCTCTCGGAGCAATGAAGCTTTTGACCGAGCGGTCGGTTAGGGTACCTGAACAAGTCGCCGTTATGGGCTTTGACGATATCGATTTCGCTTCGATGTATTCCCCTTCGCTCACCACCGTAAGGGTGGAGAAGGAGAAGATGGGACAGGATGCGGTATGGATGCTGGACCGGCTAATCCGGAAGGAAGACGGCCTCCCCAAGCTGAACGAGTATGCGAGCGAGCTGATTATTCGCCAGTCTACCTAAAGCCGCTAATACTTTACCGTTCATGTAATTTCAGATAATACTGTTCAAATACTACGATTTTAAAATAAAGATGGTGACGTGGGAACGGTCTCACATAGAGGCATTTATCCCGGAAAGGAGCTTTACAGGCGCATGAGTTGGTATTTCAGAGCCATCGGTTTTCGGAAAATATTCGAGTTCCTGCTGCTTGTCGCTTTTGTCGTGTTCTTTGTCGGGCCGCTCTTGAATCTTGCCGTGCTTGCTTTCAGCAGCAAGTGGAACTATCCCGACCTGCTGCCGCGGCAATGGTCTTTACAGTGGTGGCATTTCGTACTCCAGGAGGAGGATATCGCCAAATCCATCGGACTTTCGTTTCTGATTGCCGCTTTAGTCACGGTATTGTCCATCGTCATTTGCATCCCGGCCGCTTATGCTTTTGCCCGGATACGATTTCCGCTGAGCCGCTTCTTTCTGTTCTCCTTTCTGCTTACGCACGCTTTTCCGAAAATGGGGCTGTATGTCTCGATTGCCGTCCTCTTTTATAAACTGGGGCTGATGAATACGCTGCTCGGCGTGGTCCTGGTTCATATGATCAACGTCCTGATGTTTATGACCTGGATACCGACGGCCGCCTTCCGCAATGTCCACACGGCGCAGGAAGAATCAGCGAGGGATGTGGGCGCCACGCCGTTCCGCGTATTCCGCAGTATTACGCTGCCGATGGCGATGCCGGGTATTCTGGTCGCATCGATCTTCACCTTTCTGAACTCTTTGGACGAGGCCCAGGGCACTTTTCTGGTCGGAATTCCCGATTTCAAGACGATGCCTATCGTCATGTACTCGATTATCGCCGATTTTCCCAGCAGCGCCGGCGCCGTATTCTCGATCATTCTTACCGCTCCGACCATTATTCTGCTGTTAGCCGCTCAGCGTTTTGTCAGCGCGGATATTATGGCCAGCGGTTTCCAAGTTAAATAACCAGTCCCGGGACAATAACCGGATCAATTTCCGGATCACGGAGGAATTTCATGAGTGTACAGCTTTCGATTCGCAATTTGACCAAACGTTACAAGACGGGAGAGGGCGTAACCGATATTTCGCTCGATGTTAAAAAAGGTGAATTGGTTACCCTGTTAGGCCCTTCCGGCTGCGGCAAAACAACGGTGCTCAGAAGCATCGGCGGCTTTCTTGAGCCTGATTCGGGCGAAATTATGATTGCAAGTCGGAACGTGGTTAAGCTTCCCCCGGAGAAACGGCCGACCTCGATGGTCTTTCAGGGGTACAATCTGTGGCCGCATATGTCCATTTATGAAAATCTCGCGTTCGGGCTTAAAATTCGCAAGACGCC from Paenibacillus sophorae encodes:
- a CDS encoding ABC transporter permease; the encoded protein is MSWYFRAIGFRKIFEFLLLVAFVVFFVGPLLNLAVLAFSSKWNYPDLLPRQWSLQWWHFVLQEEDIAKSIGLSFLIAALVTVLSIVICIPAAYAFARIRFPLSRFFLFSFLLTHAFPKMGLYVSIAVLFYKLGLMNTLLGVVLVHMINVLMFMTWIPTAAFRNVHTAQEESARDVGATPFRVFRSITLPMAMPGILVASIFTFLNSLDEAQGTFLVGIPDFKTMPIVMYSIIADFPSSAGAVFSIILTAPTIILLLAAQRFVSADIMASGFQVK
- a CDS encoding LacI family DNA-binding transcriptional regulator encodes the protein MGYNIKEIAALAGVSKSTVSRVISGSGYASQEARERVMKVIETLQYKPSAVARAMVAQRTHNIGVIIFREQQPIVSHPLYGKIVDAILMAAGAKGYSVFLTTDREMSLRSTDFMLEKRVDGLILISRLRQNVIDYVKSFHIPYLMVNGSTDDPEVVQIVSKDEEGGERAASYLHQLGHRRIFIIAGPQEHRSHNLRLKGFCSSMERLGNNGGLTVVPSPESSADMGYRVMLENWDLFANGAFTSLFATNDMLALGAMKLLTERSVRVPEQVAVMGFDDIDFASMYSPSLTTVRVEKEKMGQDAVWMLDRLIRKEDGLPKLNEYASELIIRQST
- a CDS encoding glycerophosphodiester phosphodiesterase, encoding MNAVPLITAHTGCMNTPDNSLLSIETGLANGADIIEDDIRVTRDGTPVLSHDDAVRLANGSMGRLSQMTISELNEGQSIPIVKLEQALHLVRNSGKTMNLDLKADECIEPVSELAKKLGMIDRVFLSGCEADRARKAKHSSPRLRKLLNVNSGLFLNGSYTEAVLQTFQDAESAGCFGINVPYRLVEPYLLEKAAESGFQIYIWTVDEEKDMRLYAGMGIHSITTRNVADLVRVKKELLTEGS
- a CDS encoding CehA/McbA family metallohydrolase, with translation MRWLASELHTHTFHSDGRQSLRELAAGAAKLGFDCIALTDHNTMSGLGDCEQAQQETGVVIIPGMEWTTFHGHMVTVGLQNFVDWRKAERSDIHDGISMVHGQGGLAGMAHPFRIGSPVCTGCYWEYEIKDWNDLDYIEVWSGTFASVKPENRRAFALWTERLNAGIRIAATSGRDWHEQTHTDEPLSVTYLGLDDGPGTISQKAVRALAQGRAAVTIGPLVTMEAEAGGTWYGIGESVSMPTGADLINLHVKIDFSVRQTLWELPAQDFALKITGNTGTLAQFTASSADQIHRFSIPADGLIWARAELWGIVKGMRTMIAFTNAIYIS